A stretch of the Actinomycetota bacterium genome encodes the following:
- a CDS encoding PBP1A family penicillin-binding protein — protein MSVAHAPEHLAAPAGPGPLQWPDGEWPDGPDEWPDQPVEPWFWRAVGHGVGVVVLWATAVSLVGGAVAGAVLVTARTTSEIARHGATAAPADPIKLSPLATRSVVYARDGSVLAELHAEQDRVPIPLDQVPDHVVAAVLAAEDERFYEHGALDARAILRAAVANVQNGEVSQGGSTITQQLVKNELLTPEQELGRKVREAFLALEMERQFTKDEILERYLNGVYFGNGAYGLEAAAQRYFGTEAQHLELAQGALLAGLIRYPSGSDPFTNPDAARERRDLVADRMHFLGQIGAEEAEAVKSEPLPTPPPDPGPRSTDYFAEKVKLELLGAEWLGESDQERYQAVFAGGLQVHTTLDPVAQQAAHASVERIVPDDPRGFTAALAAIEPRTGAVRALVGGRDFDQAKFNLVTDGDGRQTGSSFKTFTLLAALESGMGVDDTISGSAPCPIDNPVAVDPIWSPRNVEGMGGGTMTLASATASSVNCAYARLIKLVGPEKVVDVAQRLGITHPLQPHLSITLGSEPVTPLQMATAYATLAADGERRDPFFIERVLDRDGKTVFEHEDAPERAVAAGHARAVTSVLTQAVSSGTGAGAIVPGRPVAGKTGSTDENADAWFVGYTPQLATAVWMGAPEARVPMYNVGGYPRVYGGTFPAMVFGSFMRAALADQPVEHFGEPPPSDRWPEHHHLPDPPARPRAPAGW, from the coding sequence GTGTCTGTCGCCCACGCCCCCGAACACCTCGCTGCTCCCGCCGGACCAGGCCCGCTCCAGTGGCCCGACGGTGAGTGGCCCGACGGGCCCGACGAGTGGCCTGACCAGCCCGTCGAGCCGTGGTTCTGGAGGGCGGTGGGCCATGGGGTCGGGGTGGTCGTGCTGTGGGCCACGGCCGTCTCGCTGGTGGGTGGGGCGGTGGCCGGGGCCGTGCTGGTCACGGCCCGCACGACCAGCGAGATCGCCCGCCACGGGGCCACGGCCGCCCCCGCCGACCCCATCAAGCTCTCGCCCCTGGCCACCCGTTCGGTGGTCTACGCCCGCGACGGCAGCGTGCTGGCCGAGCTGCACGCCGAGCAGGACCGGGTACCGATCCCCCTCGACCAGGTGCCCGACCACGTCGTGGCCGCCGTGCTGGCTGCCGAGGACGAGCGCTTCTACGAGCACGGCGCCCTCGATGCCCGGGCCATCCTGCGGGCGGCCGTGGCCAACGTCCAGAACGGCGAGGTGTCCCAGGGCGGCTCGACGATCACCCAGCAACTCGTCAAGAACGAGCTGCTCACGCCCGAGCAGGAGCTGGGGCGCAAGGTGCGGGAGGCGTTCCTGGCCCTGGAGATGGAGCGCCAGTTCACCAAGGACGAGATCCTCGAGCGCTACCTGAACGGCGTGTACTTCGGGAACGGGGCCTACGGGTTGGAGGCGGCCGCCCAGCGCTACTTCGGCACGGAGGCCCAGCACCTCGAGCTCGCCCAGGGGGCGCTGCTGGCCGGCCTGATCCGCTACCCGAGCGGGTCGGACCCGTTCACCAACCCGGACGCGGCCCGCGAGCGGCGCGACTTGGTGGCCGACCGCATGCACTTCCTGGGCCAGATCGGCGCCGAGGAGGCCGAGGCGGTCAAGAGCGAGCCCCTGCCCACCCCGCCCCCCGACCCCGGCCCTCGCAGCACCGACTACTTCGCCGAGAAGGTGAAGCTCGAGCTGCTGGGTGCCGAGTGGCTGGGCGAGAGTGACCAGGAGCGTTACCAGGCCGTGTTCGCCGGGGGCCTGCAGGTCCACACCACCCTCGACCCCGTGGCCCAGCAGGCGGCCCACGCCTCGGTGGAGCGCATCGTGCCCGACGACCCCCGGGGGTTCACGGCCGCGCTGGCCGCCATCGAACCCCGCACCGGCGCGGTGAGGGCCCTGGTCGGGGGGCGGGACTTCGACCAGGCCAAGTTCAACCTGGTGACCGACGGGGACGGCCGCCAGACGGGTTCGTCGTTCAAGACGTTCACCTTGCTGGCCGCGCTGGAGTCGGGCATGGGAGTAGACGACACCATCTCGGGGTCGGCCCCGTGCCCCATCGACAACCCGGTGGCCGTCGACCCGATCTGGTCACCCCGCAACGTCGAGGGTATGGGCGGGGGCACCATGACGCTGGCGTCGGCCACGGCCAGCTCGGTGAACTGCGCCTACGCCCGTCTGATCAAGCTGGTCGGGCCCGAGAAGGTCGTCGACGTGGCCCAGCGCCTGGGCATCACCCACCCGCTCCAGCCCCACCTGTCGATCACGCTGGGCAGCGAGCCCGTCACGCCCCTGCAGATGGCCACCGCCTACGCCACCTTGGCGGCCGACGGCGAGCGGCGTGACCCGTTCTTCATCGAGCGGGTGCTGGACCGCGACGGCAAGACTGTCTTCGAGCACGAGGACGCCCCCGAACGAGCGGTGGCTGCCGGCCACGCCCGGGCCGTGACCTCGGTGCTGACCCAGGCCGTCTCCAGCGGGACGGGCGCGGGGGCCATCGTGCCCGGGCGGCCGGTGGCCGGCAAGACGGGCTCGACCGACGAGAACGCCGACGCCTGGTTCGTGGGCTACACGCCCCAGTTGGCCACCGCCGTGTGGATGGGGGCGCCCGAGGCCCGGGTGCCGATGTACAACGTGGGCGGTTACCCCCGGGTGTACGGCGGGACGTTCCCGGCCATGGTCTTCGGCTCCTTCATGCGGGCCGCCCTGGCCGACCAGCCGGTCGAGCACTTCGGTGAGCCACCGCCGTCGGACCGCTGGCCCGAGCACCACCACCTCCCCGACCCGCCGGCCCGGCCCCGGGCCCCGGCCGGCTGGTGA